The window ttcctcccgcagacCAAAGATGCACAgcctaggtgaattggccatgctaaattgcccgtagtgttcagggatgtttaggtttaggtgggttagacatgggaaatgcaggggtaggggaatgggtctggcctgtttccccactgtggGGATTCTCTGATAAACACTATTAACTCTTTCCTGTGTAAACATTCATTGGACCACTGACCCATGTGTCACATTGTGGTTTCAATTCACTCAATTCATCTAGATAATATACATTTAAACCTCCACTTTCCAGGAGCTCAAAGAATACCCAAAAACAGTATATATTTTAGAaaaattataaaatcataagtACTAAAGGTTCACAGTTTTTATGTAGACCAGTGCATGCTAAGTCACAACTTCCATATTTCCACTGATAATATGCGGCAAAAATCTCTCCAGTTCCAAATCAAGATTTTCACCCTTTAACTTGTAAGATCTTTGTACACCTTTCTAATAATTACTGTCTGGTGACCGCCTGTTTTTTATATGTACTAAGACTACTGATGGCCCCCCAAGTGAAAAGGATGCCTTGCAACCAGGTCATAACATTGTAGCAGCTGGTTATGCTTTGTatggcagtgccacaatgttggtATTATCTTCAGGAAATGGAGTGAACTGCTTCATGTTGGATCCGGTAAGATCTTGTCCTGtgcttttgtttttcaaaaacCACGGTGTTGTGTGTACAATTTAATTGTGGCAAttaatttcagtgaaacctgcttGAGATTTCAAAGCTAGCCAATTTTATGTTCAATAGCATTTTCCTCTAATTCATTCAACCACATTTGGTTTTCATGGACCAACAAGTTCAAGGAAAGATTGATCCATAAATCACTGAACAATTGGCAATTCTTTGAGGTTTAACAGAATCAACAATTAATACAAACACAGATTTCTAGGCTATTAACAGTGGGGAAGATCCACAAGGATCATTAATTGCCGAGCCCACGGTTTAACTCCAACCAGAAAATCTCCATCCAATCTTGCTGTTGTTGGAGGCAGCCATTGAGAAGTATTTAATGGCATCATAGGAGTCTCTAGTGGCAAAGAATAGGAAAAACCACTTCATGGCTCTTTGTACCATATTCATATTATAATACTGGTTTCCAGTAGCATAGGCTTTCATGGTTCAGAGTTTCTTTTTAGTGTACTAAAGGTAATAAATATTTAAACCTTTGTTTAATCTTAGCATGACTCCAGTGGTCTGCCTATTGGATGCAGTGTGAGTTGATAGAGGGCAGATGTTGGGGGGTGGGTTAGcatgaatatagaacatagaacagtacaacacagcacTGGCTCTTTGGCCCAGATGTTGttccgacctattatcctactaagatcaatcttccctgcataccctacgttttactatccactatgtgcctatccaagagtcacttaaaaggtatctgactccactatcactgcctgcagtgcattccacaggcccaccactctctgtgtgaagagttGGCATAGGGGCTACGATGGATCATGGGAATGAAGAACATGGATTGCATAAGTTTACATATGTAGACCTGGGAAATGAGTGTGATAGCAAGTGGGTGTAAGGGCCAGAGGGTCGAATGTTCACTAAAACAAATGTAATCCTGGAGAATCAGAATACCTTGTAGATATCCTGCCTTAGCACCTGGCAGTTCCTATGGCTGCTTCTGTGTCCATGGCCAGCCCAAATCTATCCCATAGCTGTGCATCTTTGCACCAAGATCCTGCCACTGGGAGATATTTTCATGAGGCAGTAGTGAAAAGAAGGAAAAATTCCTTGGGAACAGAAATCCAGACCTAGATGTTGCATTTTCTGACGTGCAATTTAATTGTTTAGGTTCAGCTGACCTTGAAAACAACAGGAATGACTACACAAATCTCTTGAATAAAATTTACAATCTGTCAATGTCAGCTATTTGACTTAAAACACAGACAATGTAAATGTCAACTTGGAACTGCAATTTTATTATGCTAGTAATATGTAGATTAAATGCTTTGCAATTGTTACTAAGTTTTCAGTTGTTATTTCATTCTTGGCTTTGAACAATGTATTTATCACTTACACTGACTTTAATTTTTGTCGTTAGGCCATTGGGGAATTTGTTTTGGTGAACAGGAATGTGACCATGAAGAATAAAGGGAATATTTACAGTATTAATGAAGGCTATGCAAAGTACTTTGATACACCAGTCGCACAGTACATTACAAAGAAGAAATACCCAGAGGTGTGGTAACGAACATCAACTTTTTTCTGTAGAAATTGCATGACTTCATTGCTCCTGAAAGTCACTTTACTAATCCTTAACCCACAGGATGGTAGCTCTCCGTATGGTGCGAGATATATTGGATCCATGGTTGCAGATGTGCATAGAACACTGatgtatggagggattttcttatacCCGGCAAACTTAAAAAGTCCAAAAGGAAAGGTATGAAAGAAACCAACCTAACTTTAGCTGTCCAGAATTATCTTACAGAATGCTGAAGACCTACTTTCAAACATAGAATCAGTGTTAGCTAAGTACTTAATTGTGAATATCTAGAGGCATGTTTGGCGGCTATATCTCTGTAATTCAGTTATCAATGGGACCTCAATGTGCTGATAAATATTCACTGGCACAAAACTTTATAACCACAATTGAGTGTCAATTCCTGGTGATTTAGCATCATTTTTTCTTCAGAAACTAAGCATCAATTTTATTATGGGACAAATGTCTTCAAATACCTGATGGTGTGGATGAACAACGACAGTTAAGCTTCATGGAGTCTCATTACTGAGCTAAAATTGAATGAGATTAAATGCATTACAAACATAGATGCAGAGGAACAAATGTGTGAAGAATCTGTGCTTGATATTCTAAAATGTTTCACTTAGGTCAGCACCAGAATGGTTACATTATTGGATAAAGGACAAATGAATTGAAGacatggttcaaatcccaccctggcaACTACCGAATTTAAGATTAGATAAATTTagaataaaaatttggaataagTATTGGTGATGATGTAACTACTAGATTttgattcactgatgttcttcagAAAAACTGTTGGCCTTACCAAGTCTAGCTGGTATGTGATTTCAGAAGCTTAGTATTGTGGTTGACTTTTCACTGACCTCGAAATCAAGCTACCAAGTAATTAAATACATGGCTCACCCCAATCATCTCGCCAGCGATttgtgatgagcaataaatgttgatcttgACAGCAGTGCCTACATTTTTGCAGTTTCAGCCAAAAAAATGTATTTGAAGAATAGAAGGTGTATTTCAATACCTTCATTTTAGTGACATTTATTTGGAATCAGAATTTACTGTCAAAATAGCAGTAAGGCTGACATTGATCAGCATTATTTACACAGTAATTGCACAGCAATTTCAGGTGAAAGCTGATGCAAAATTAACTGAATAAATTAAGCAGCTGCTGTCTGAGTTTTGCCACTCAGCACTTAGCTTTGCAGATTGACCTCTTACTGTCTGCCTCACAAAAACATTGAGCTACATGAAGTTCTTGAACTTGAGTGGGAGGTACAAAGTAAGGTCATCTTGATACTAGTGCTTATCTAattcagtcattttaacacaatgAAAACCCTTAATTATTGCCAGACAGCTTGCCTGGTCCTGAAAATTAGCATCTGCAGTATGGTTTTCATTTCGTCAACTTGCAAATTTTGAagattccaaaaaaaaagttggtTTTGTATTACTATTTGTTTTttcctaagtttttttttccctgtgtaTTTAGCATTAATTTTTCTCATAGTGTTAAGCAAACAGTCAAGCCCAGTCTTCTTCATTTATCAGGTCTGCTGTAataactgatcaaaaatctagcATTGATGGGACATGGGCTATAGATTTTGGGTCATCATTGAATAATGGCATTGATTAGAAATAAGTTTGCATGCTCACTGGTGACCAGTGATGACTTCTGAGGTCATCAGTGGAAAATAGCTGACATTGAAAATAGCTGATAAGCTGAGAAAACATATATTGTAATGTTTACCACATTCTACCACATTACCACATCAAACTAACCTCCTGATGTTCTCTTATAGCTTCGGCTTTTGTATGAATGCAACCCCATGGCTTATATTATAGAACAAGCGGGAGGCATGGCCACAACAGGAAAACAGGCAGTGCTGGACATTAAACCAGAGTCCATTCACCAGCGGGCACCAATTGTAATGGGATCCAAAGATGATGTTCAAGAGTACCTTGACATTGTAAATCAGTACAATTGCAAGTAACTAGAACTCTGCAATGATGAATCTCAATAGTAAACTGTAAACTGGGATTTGGACCAAACATTGTGTTTTTTCAGTGAAAAGTAACATTCCAACTTGACAATGCAAATCATATCAATCGTAATGTAATTTAGTTACTAAAGTTCTTGATGAAGTGTGTCTGAGATCAGCATTAATTTTTGGTTGTCGTTATGTAACAACCCATTCACAGTTATATGTTCTTGAAGGAATATGAATAAATACTTAGATCAGTTAATCTTCTAGTCCATGTTATTTTGAACTTTTGTTCTACCTTTGTGTAGTTTAGATGAAATTCCTTACtttgatatttttaaagtgatattatttgtaataaaataataaaagttAGTAACTGGATTTAGCAGCAGTGATAGAGTAGAACATTGCCTGTTGTTTGTATCTCCTAAAAGATAACATGCAGAATTTTCCCAACCTGTCAAGATAGCTTTTAGAGGTGGTTTGCCAGCAAAATCAGAAACAGCAGCATCAGCTGGCTGCTCAAACAATTTcccatcatctcacacttttcctaAAAATGGTTTTGCAGTAGTAATGACAACCTACCCAGCAGCAGTAGTAATCCAGTTAAGGTATTTAGTGACTCAATGCAATCTTCTGTGTGTTACTTGGGGCCCTGGCTGGGTCGACATCCTGGCGATTTGCAGAAGGCAGCTGCACAACAGGACGCAGGAGCCTCAGTCGTTTTTGAAGAAATCTGAATATTCATCAGCAAAGAAGGAAATGGCAAAGGTACTGTCTTCCAGGGTTAGAGGTCTGCCATGGCAGTAGCATTTCCCAAAGCCAATGTTTAGGTTGGATTTATTATCATGTGTGCCgaggtacaggagtacagtgaaaagtgtacaaagtcaccactctctggcaccatcttagagTACAATAGTTAGAATTTAAACCAAGAGCTGAaattgaagaaaaagaaacaaaaagaaaaagaaactgtcTAGATCACTTTTGTACTGCTGGGACTGATGCAGTTGCGGCTGTTTCCTTAGTAAAGATCACAACTCCTACTAAGTTTGTGCTGCTTAGGGTGGACAGAAATAAGCTTGGCTATGATGTTTGTATGCTTGAATAACTAGCCACATACTTCAGgcctataaataaataaataatatcaaCTTGGCTAAGATACATGAAAGCAGGCTGTTCCCATGGATTGTGGTTTAACATTCAAATATGCAATGACACCATTTGGGAGAGTATTAGAAAGTATAGCCACCCAGATGGAAGATAGGGATGGCACTGTGACCTACTATTGCATGAATTACTCCTTCTCATGATGAACAGATGTTTTGGGAAAAGATAACAAAAAGAGCTCCTGCAGTTCTGTCCCAGCAGGAATGAATTACTTAAGAGGAGGGAGAAGTGGGAAAAAAATGAATTCGAGGATGTTGCAGAAcaaaattagatttttaattattagatttaattatttaattagtGCCACACCTGGCGGATGAACCACTTCTTATATTTGGTGGGAATTTGCATGTAACCTGATGATCTGGAATTTGGCTTCAGGATCCCACTCTTATGTATACTAAGTATTTCTCACCACTTCTCTTACTAGGAGAACGAATTTGAAGAATACCCTTCAGCAGCAGTACAAGTTTGATAGACTATCAAGGAACTTGCACCACTATGTGGAGTTGCGGTATTAATATTGGACCTTCAGTTGGTAGAATGGTTGcatcaaaagaccataagacataggaacaaaagttggctattcagcccattgaaactgctccaccattcaatgaggtcttggctgatctgatattcctcaactccaccttcctgctttATCCGGaaaatccttgattcccttattgaataATAATGTCTTTCTCAACCTTGACTGTACTTcacaacccagcctcaacagtcctttgtggtaatgaagtccacagattcagtcccctcaaagaagaaattccacctcatctctgaCTTATATTaagaccccttattctgaaattatgcccacTCAGCTGGACTCATGCAAAGGGAAACAACTGTTCCGCATCCGCTCTGTCAAGTCCCTGAACAATAATGCGTGATTCAGTACGTTGCTTCTCAGAAGCAAACTACTGAAGCTCTCCTCATATGA of the Stegostoma tigrinum isolate sSteTig4 chromosome 3, sSteTig4.hap1, whole genome shotgun sequence genome contains:
- the LOC125451157 gene encoding fructose-1,6-bisphosphatase 1-like, which gives rise to MSDRSAFDTNLVTVTRFMLEEGRKAKGTGELNQLLSALYTAIKAISSAVRKAGIANLYGLSGSTVNVTGDEVKKLDVLANDVVMNMLKSSFSTCVLVSEEEKDAIIVDPDQQGKYIVCFDPLDGSSNIDCLVSIGTIFSIYRKTTDGPPSEKDALQPGHNIVAAGYALYGSATMLVLSSGNGVNCFMLDPAIGEFVLVNRNVTMKNKGNIYSINEGYAKYFDTPVAQYITKKKYPEDGSSPYGARYIGSMVADVHRTLMYGGIFLYPANLKSPKGKLRLLYECNPMAYIIEQAGGMATTGKQAVLDIKPESIHQRAPIVMGSKDDVQEYLDIVNQYNCK